One part of the Triplophysa rosa linkage group LG5, Trosa_1v2, whole genome shotgun sequence genome encodes these proteins:
- the LOC130554927 gene encoding uncharacterized protein KIAA0040 homolog — protein sequence MKEAILQFFNDVWNLALVKHNQSVYNTVCLAVLLTLPLVVILTSLLVCCHYCCCRRGDGCLCCCCCKGEATVTEPKPEKKKRKKNGDQNDEDLWISVKTDPLTNERLALTTV from the coding sequence ATGAAGGAGGCGATTCTGCAGTTTTTCAATGATGTATGGAACCTCGCTTTAGTCAAGCACAACCAAAGCGTCTATAACACAGTGTGCCTGGCCGTTCTTCTGACTCTGCCTCTGGTTGTCATCTTGACGTCGCTGCTGGTGTGTTGTCATTATTGTTGCTGTCGTCGGGGCGACGGATGTCTGTGTTGTTGCTGTTGTAAAGGTGAGGCCACAGTCACGGAGCCGAAACCCGAAAagaagaagagaaagaaaaatggcGACCAAAACGACGAAGACTTGTGGATATCGGTTAAAACTGATCCTTTGACTAATGAAAGATTAGCACTGACTACGGTGTGA